In a single window of the Thamnophis elegans isolate rThaEle1 chromosome 8, rThaEle1.pri, whole genome shotgun sequence genome:
- the PUF60 gene encoding poly(U)-binding-splicing factor PUF60 isoform X1, which translates to MRPSCLQLYPSRVRPASRRQVLARLRSLGLEEEEEAAAAAKMAAAAATTTTTTTAALSLGTETIKVENGQSTSAKLGLPPLTPEQQEALQKAKKYAMEQSIKSVLVKQTIAHQQQQLTNLQMAAVTMGFGDPLSPLQSMAAQRQRALAIMCRVYVGSIYYELGEDTIRQAFAPFGPIKSIDMSWDSVTMKHKGFAFVEYEVPEAAQLALEQMNSVMLGGRNIKVGRPSNIGQAQPIIDQLAEEARAFNRIYVASVHQDLSDDDIKSVFEAFGKIKSCTLARDPTTGKHKGYGFIEYEKAQSSQDAVSSMNLFDLGGQYLRVGKAVTPPMPLLTPATPGGLPPAAAVAAAAATAKITAQEAVAGVAGAAVLSTLATPGLVTPALTLAQPLGALPQAVMAAQAPGVITGVTPARPPIPVTIPQVGVVNPILASPPTLGLLEAKKEKEEEEVFQESERPEMLSEQEHMSISGSSARHMVMQKLLRKQESTVMVLRNMVDPKDIDDDLEGEVTEECGKFGAVNRVIIYQEKQGEEEDAEIIVKIFVEFSMASETHKAIQALNGRWFAGRKVVAEVYDQERFDNSDLSA; encoded by the exons ATGCGCCCTAGCTGCCTCCAGCTCTATCCGTCTCGTGTTCGCCCGGCCTCCCGCCGCCAGGTTCTCGCGAGACTCCGGAGCTTGGGgctcgaggaggaggaggaggcggctgcGGCGGCGAAGATGGCGGCGGCTGCggcgaccaccaccaccaccaccaccgcggCGCTCTCTCTG GGCACCGAAACCATCAAGGTGGAAAATGGACAGAGCACGTCAGCCAAGCTGGGGCTCCCTCCTCTTACCCCGGAGCAGCAGGAGGCCCTTCAGAAG GCGAAAAAATACGCAATGGAGCAGAGCATCAAAAGCGTCTTGGTTAAGCAGACGATTgcccaccagcagcagcagctcacCAACCTCCAG ATGGCAGCAGTGACAATGGGCTTTGGAGATCCTCTCTCACCTTTACAATCG ATGGCAGCGCAGCGGCAGCGGGCCCTGGCCATCATGTGCCGGGTCTACGTGGGCTCCATTTACTATGAGCTGGGAGAGGACACCATTCGGCAGGCCTTCGCCCCCTTTGGGCCCATCAAGAGCATCGACATGTCCTGGGACTCCGTGACCATGAAGCACAAG GGCTTTGCCTTTGTGGAATATGAGGTCCCGGAAGCTGCTCAGCTGGCCCTGGAGCAGATGAACTCCGTGATGCTCGGAGGGCGGAACATCAAG GTGGGGAGGCCCAGCAACATTGGCCAAGCGCAGCCCATCATCGATCAGCTGGCAGAGGAGGCCCGCGCTTTCAACCGCATTTACGTGGCATCGGTGCACCAGGACCTTTCCGACGACGACATCAAGAGTGTCTTCGAGGCCTTTGGGAAGATCAAGTCCTGCACGCTGGCCCGGGATCCCACCACGGGGAAGCACAAGGGCTACGGCTTCATCG AATACGAGAAGGCCCAGTCCTCCCAGGACGCCGTCTCTTCCATGAACCTCTTTGACTTGGGGGGCCAGTACCTCCGCGTGGGCAAAGCAGTCACCCCGCCCATGCCCCTGCTGACTCCAGCCACCCCGGGAGGCCTGCCCCCTGCAGCAGCTGTAGCCGCGGCTGCCGCCACGGCGAAAATCACCGCTCAG GAAGCTGTGGCAGGGGTGGCGGGTGCTGCCGTCCTTAGCACATTGGCCACTCCCGGACTGGTGACCCCAGCCCTGACCCTCGCGCAGCCCCTGGGGGCCTTACCGCAGGCTGTGATGGCAGCTCAAGCTCCTGGCGTCATCACGG GGGTCACTCCGGCTCGCCCACCTATTCCCGTCACTATTCCCCAGGTGGGTGTGGTGAACCCCATCTTGGCCAGTCCCCCAACATTAGGCCTGCTAGAAgccaagaaggagaaggaggaggaggaggttttcCAAGAATCTGAAAGGCCAGAGATGCTGAGTGAACAGGAGCACATGAGCATCTCTGGCAGCAGCGCCCGCCACATGGTGATGCAGAAGCTTCTCCGGAAACAAGAG TCAACAGTGATGGTTTTGCGGAACATGGTGGATCCCAAGGACATTGATGATGATTTGGAAGGAGAAGTAACGGAGGAGTGTGGCAAATTTGGGGCTGTCAACAGAGTCATCATCTACCAAGAGAAGCAGGGCGAGGAAGAAGACGCGGAGATCATTGTCAAGATCTTTGTGGAATTCTCCATGGCCTCAGAGACTCACAAAGCCATCCAGGCTCTGAATGGGCGCTGGTTTGCGGGCAGGAAGGTTGTGGCCGAAGTGTATGACCAGGAGAGATTTGATAATAGTGACCTCTCCGCATGA
- the PUF60 gene encoding poly(U)-binding-splicing factor PUF60 isoform X2 — MRPSCLQLYPSRVRPASRRQVLARLRSLGLEEEEEAAAAAKMAAAAATTTTTTTAALSLGTETIKVENGQSTSAKLGLPPLTPEQQEALQKAKKYAMEQSIKSVLVKQTIAHQQQQLTNLQMAAQRQRALAIMCRVYVGSIYYELGEDTIRQAFAPFGPIKSIDMSWDSVTMKHKGFAFVEYEVPEAAQLALEQMNSVMLGGRNIKVGRPSNIGQAQPIIDQLAEEARAFNRIYVASVHQDLSDDDIKSVFEAFGKIKSCTLARDPTTGKHKGYGFIEYEKAQSSQDAVSSMNLFDLGGQYLRVGKAVTPPMPLLTPATPGGLPPAAAVAAAAATAKITAQEAVAGVAGAAVLSTLATPGLVTPALTLAQPLGALPQAVMAAQAPGVITGVTPARPPIPVTIPQVGVVNPILASPPTLGLLEAKKEKEEEEVFQESERPEMLSEQEHMSISGSSARHMVMQKLLRKQESTVMVLRNMVDPKDIDDDLEGEVTEECGKFGAVNRVIIYQEKQGEEEDAEIIVKIFVEFSMASETHKAIQALNGRWFAGRKVVAEVYDQERFDNSDLSA, encoded by the exons ATGCGCCCTAGCTGCCTCCAGCTCTATCCGTCTCGTGTTCGCCCGGCCTCCCGCCGCCAGGTTCTCGCGAGACTCCGGAGCTTGGGgctcgaggaggaggaggaggcggctgcGGCGGCGAAGATGGCGGCGGCTGCggcgaccaccaccaccaccaccaccgcggCGCTCTCTCTG GGCACCGAAACCATCAAGGTGGAAAATGGACAGAGCACGTCAGCCAAGCTGGGGCTCCCTCCTCTTACCCCGGAGCAGCAGGAGGCCCTTCAGAAG GCGAAAAAATACGCAATGGAGCAGAGCATCAAAAGCGTCTTGGTTAAGCAGACGATTgcccaccagcagcagcagctcacCAACCTCCAG ATGGCAGCGCAGCGGCAGCGGGCCCTGGCCATCATGTGCCGGGTCTACGTGGGCTCCATTTACTATGAGCTGGGAGAGGACACCATTCGGCAGGCCTTCGCCCCCTTTGGGCCCATCAAGAGCATCGACATGTCCTGGGACTCCGTGACCATGAAGCACAAG GGCTTTGCCTTTGTGGAATATGAGGTCCCGGAAGCTGCTCAGCTGGCCCTGGAGCAGATGAACTCCGTGATGCTCGGAGGGCGGAACATCAAG GTGGGGAGGCCCAGCAACATTGGCCAAGCGCAGCCCATCATCGATCAGCTGGCAGAGGAGGCCCGCGCTTTCAACCGCATTTACGTGGCATCGGTGCACCAGGACCTTTCCGACGACGACATCAAGAGTGTCTTCGAGGCCTTTGGGAAGATCAAGTCCTGCACGCTGGCCCGGGATCCCACCACGGGGAAGCACAAGGGCTACGGCTTCATCG AATACGAGAAGGCCCAGTCCTCCCAGGACGCCGTCTCTTCCATGAACCTCTTTGACTTGGGGGGCCAGTACCTCCGCGTGGGCAAAGCAGTCACCCCGCCCATGCCCCTGCTGACTCCAGCCACCCCGGGAGGCCTGCCCCCTGCAGCAGCTGTAGCCGCGGCTGCCGCCACGGCGAAAATCACCGCTCAG GAAGCTGTGGCAGGGGTGGCGGGTGCTGCCGTCCTTAGCACATTGGCCACTCCCGGACTGGTGACCCCAGCCCTGACCCTCGCGCAGCCCCTGGGGGCCTTACCGCAGGCTGTGATGGCAGCTCAAGCTCCTGGCGTCATCACGG GGGTCACTCCGGCTCGCCCACCTATTCCCGTCACTATTCCCCAGGTGGGTGTGGTGAACCCCATCTTGGCCAGTCCCCCAACATTAGGCCTGCTAGAAgccaagaaggagaaggaggaggaggaggttttcCAAGAATCTGAAAGGCCAGAGATGCTGAGTGAACAGGAGCACATGAGCATCTCTGGCAGCAGCGCCCGCCACATGGTGATGCAGAAGCTTCTCCGGAAACAAGAG TCAACAGTGATGGTTTTGCGGAACATGGTGGATCCCAAGGACATTGATGATGATTTGGAAGGAGAAGTAACGGAGGAGTGTGGCAAATTTGGGGCTGTCAACAGAGTCATCATCTACCAAGAGAAGCAGGGCGAGGAAGAAGACGCGGAGATCATTGTCAAGATCTTTGTGGAATTCTCCATGGCCTCAGAGACTCACAAAGCCATCCAGGCTCTGAATGGGCGCTGGTTTGCGGGCAGGAAGGTTGTGGCCGAAGTGTATGACCAGGAGAGATTTGATAATAGTGACCTCTCCGCATGA